In a genomic window of Drosophila takahashii strain IR98-3 E-12201 chromosome 3L, DtakHiC1v2, whole genome shotgun sequence:
- the bmm gene encoding patatin-like phospholipase domain-containing protein 2 isoform X1 — MNLSFAGCGFLGIYHVGVAVCFKKYAPHLLLEKIGGASAGSLAACCLLCDLPLGSMTSDFFRVVNEARRYSLGPFSPSFNIQTCLLEGLQKHLPDDAHKRVNGRLHISLTRVYDGKNVIISEFESREEVLQALLCACFIPGFSGILPPRFRGVRYMDGAFSDNLPILDENTITVSPFCGESDICPRDQSSQLFHLNWANTSIEISRQNINRFVRILFPPRPEFLSKFCQQGFDDALQFLHRNNLINCRRCVAVQSTFVVSETVAQPQEFDPECRECKKHRKDALSSNMPQTVLDVIQDYIEQANKGLANWIFKHRGIKLLSLPATVPMDFLLATISKISALTPKLTKQARIMVEDFILQLNDAMRIRLLNKFTLYDQPHFDATGLLHSSRLYGPRVSILVDECGATPLEDDVDNFEHVLKMTTHNDALYAYYYTDNNTNKVKVTEIFDFDDMTEHDELATDLQIYEGSVEDHPNPHQHSHNTVVSEWNGVESDFFIDAQTPNVEDSKTATPQFARLDLEPESDASVLSDPEVDQSFSTSTHSTDMYIVME, encoded by the exons ATGAATCTGTCATTCGCTGGCTGCGGATTTTTGGGCATCTACCACGTCGGAGTGGCCGTCTGCTTCAAGAAGTATGCCCCGCATCTGTTGCTGGAGAAGATTGGAGGCGCATCGGCCGGTTCCTTGGCCGCCTGCTGTCTCCTCTGCGATTTGCCATTGG GCAGCATGACTTCGGATTTCTTCAGAGTGGTGAACGAGGCACGCCGCTATTCTCTGGGTCCCTTCAGTCCCTCCTTTAACATCCAGACCTGCTTGCTGGAGGGTCTGCAGAAGCATCTGCCAGATGATGCCCACAAGCGGGTGAATGGACGTCTCCACATCTCTCTTACCCGTGTTTACGACGGAAAGAATGTGATCATCTCGGAGTTTGAGTCACGTGAAGAGGTCCTGCAGGCCCTGTTGTGCGCCTGCTTTATCCCAGGATTCTCCGGCATCCTGCCGCCCCGTTTCCGCGGAGTTCGCTATATGGATGGCGCCTTCTCCGATAACCTGCCCATTCTGGACGAGAACACCATCACGGTGAGCCCGTTCTGCGGCGAGAGTGACATTTGCCCGAGGGACCAGAGCTCGCAGCTCTTCCATCTGAATTGGGCCAACACCAGTATCGAGATCTCCAGGCAGAACATCAATCGGTTCGTGCGCATTCTGTTCCCGCCACGTCCCGAGTTCCTGTCCAAATTCTGCCAGCAGGGCTTCGACGATGCCCTGCAATTTCTGCACCGCAACAATCTTATCAACTGCCGGCGCTGCGTGGCGGTCCAGTCCACATTCGTGGTTTCCGAGACGGTGGCCCAGCCCCAGGAGTTCGACCCCGAGTGCAGGGAGTGCAAGAAGCATAGAAAG GACGCTTTGAGCTCAAATATGCCCCAGACAGTGCTGGATGTGATCCAGGACTATATTGAGCAAGCCAACAAGGGTCTGGCCAACTGGATCTTCAAACATCGCGGTATTAAGCTGCTTTCTCTGCCCGCTACAGTGCCCATGGACTTTCTCCTTGCGACCATTTCAAA AATATCAGCGCTGACACCCAAACTAACTAAGCAAGCTAGAATTATGGTGGAGGACTTTATTCTTCAGTTAAATGACGCCATGCGGATACGACTGCTAAATAAATTCACG CTTTATGACCAGCCCCACTTTGATGCCACAGGACTCCTGCATTCCAGTCGTCTATATGGACCTCGTGTATCCATTCTTGTGGATGAATG TGGAGCCACCCCGCTGGAGGACGATGTCGATAACTTTGAGCATGTCCTCAAGATGACCACGCACAACGACGCTCTCTACGCCTATTACTACACCGACAATAACACGAACAAGGTGAAAGTGACCGAGATTTTTGACTTTGACGATATGACGGAGCACGACGAGCTGGCCACCGACCTACAGATATACGAGGGATCGGTGGAGGATCACCCCAATCCCCACCAGCACAGCCACAATACTGTGGTCAGCGAATGGAATGGCGTTGAATCAG ACTTCTTCATCGATGCCCAGACGCCAAATGTGGAGGATAGTAAAACAGCAACGCCACAATTTGCCCGTCTAGATCTGGAGCCCGAGTCAGATGCTAGCGTCCTCAGCGATCCTGAGGTCGATCAGAGTTTTAGCACCTCAACGCACAGCACCGATATGTATATAGTTATGGAATGA
- the bmm gene encoding patatin-like phospholipase domain-containing protein 2 isoform X2: protein MISKGSMTSDFFRVVNEARRYSLGPFSPSFNIQTCLLEGLQKHLPDDAHKRVNGRLHISLTRVYDGKNVIISEFESREEVLQALLCACFIPGFSGILPPRFRGVRYMDGAFSDNLPILDENTITVSPFCGESDICPRDQSSQLFHLNWANTSIEISRQNINRFVRILFPPRPEFLSKFCQQGFDDALQFLHRNNLINCRRCVAVQSTFVVSETVAQPQEFDPECRECKKHRKDALSSNMPQTVLDVIQDYIEQANKGLANWIFKHRGIKLLSLPATVPMDFLLATISKISALTPKLTKQARIMVEDFILQLNDAMRIRLLNKFTLYDQPHFDATGLLHSSRLYGPRVSILVDECGATPLEDDVDNFEHVLKMTTHNDALYAYYYTDNNTNKVKVTEIFDFDDMTEHDELATDLQIYEGSVEDHPNPHQHSHNTVVSEWNGVESDFFIDAQTPNVEDSKTATPQFARLDLEPESDASVLSDPEVDQSFSTSTHSTDMYIVME from the exons ATGATTAGCAAGG GCAGCATGACTTCGGATTTCTTCAGAGTGGTGAACGAGGCACGCCGCTATTCTCTGGGTCCCTTCAGTCCCTCCTTTAACATCCAGACCTGCTTGCTGGAGGGTCTGCAGAAGCATCTGCCAGATGATGCCCACAAGCGGGTGAATGGACGTCTCCACATCTCTCTTACCCGTGTTTACGACGGAAAGAATGTGATCATCTCGGAGTTTGAGTCACGTGAAGAGGTCCTGCAGGCCCTGTTGTGCGCCTGCTTTATCCCAGGATTCTCCGGCATCCTGCCGCCCCGTTTCCGCGGAGTTCGCTATATGGATGGCGCCTTCTCCGATAACCTGCCCATTCTGGACGAGAACACCATCACGGTGAGCCCGTTCTGCGGCGAGAGTGACATTTGCCCGAGGGACCAGAGCTCGCAGCTCTTCCATCTGAATTGGGCCAACACCAGTATCGAGATCTCCAGGCAGAACATCAATCGGTTCGTGCGCATTCTGTTCCCGCCACGTCCCGAGTTCCTGTCCAAATTCTGCCAGCAGGGCTTCGACGATGCCCTGCAATTTCTGCACCGCAACAATCTTATCAACTGCCGGCGCTGCGTGGCGGTCCAGTCCACATTCGTGGTTTCCGAGACGGTGGCCCAGCCCCAGGAGTTCGACCCCGAGTGCAGGGAGTGCAAGAAGCATAGAAAG GACGCTTTGAGCTCAAATATGCCCCAGACAGTGCTGGATGTGATCCAGGACTATATTGAGCAAGCCAACAAGGGTCTGGCCAACTGGATCTTCAAACATCGCGGTATTAAGCTGCTTTCTCTGCCCGCTACAGTGCCCATGGACTTTCTCCTTGCGACCATTTCAAA AATATCAGCGCTGACACCCAAACTAACTAAGCAAGCTAGAATTATGGTGGAGGACTTTATTCTTCAGTTAAATGACGCCATGCGGATACGACTGCTAAATAAATTCACG CTTTATGACCAGCCCCACTTTGATGCCACAGGACTCCTGCATTCCAGTCGTCTATATGGACCTCGTGTATCCATTCTTGTGGATGAATG TGGAGCCACCCCGCTGGAGGACGATGTCGATAACTTTGAGCATGTCCTCAAGATGACCACGCACAACGACGCTCTCTACGCCTATTACTACACCGACAATAACACGAACAAGGTGAAAGTGACCGAGATTTTTGACTTTGACGATATGACGGAGCACGACGAGCTGGCCACCGACCTACAGATATACGAGGGATCGGTGGAGGATCACCCCAATCCCCACCAGCACAGCCACAATACTGTGGTCAGCGAATGGAATGGCGTTGAATCAG ACTTCTTCATCGATGCCCAGACGCCAAATGTGGAGGATAGTAAAACAGCAACGCCACAATTTGCCCGTCTAGATCTGGAGCCCGAGTCAGATGCTAGCGTCCTCAGCGATCCTGAGGTCGATCAGAGTTTTAGCACCTCAACGCACAGCACCGATATGTATATAGTTATGGAATGA
- the bmm gene encoding patatin-like phospholipase domain-containing protein 2 isoform X3, which yields MTSDFFRVVNEARRYSLGPFSPSFNIQTCLLEGLQKHLPDDAHKRVNGRLHISLTRVYDGKNVIISEFESREEVLQALLCACFIPGFSGILPPRFRGVRYMDGAFSDNLPILDENTITVSPFCGESDICPRDQSSQLFHLNWANTSIEISRQNINRFVRILFPPRPEFLSKFCQQGFDDALQFLHRNNLINCRRCVAVQSTFVVSETVAQPQEFDPECRECKKHRKDALSSNMPQTVLDVIQDYIEQANKGLANWIFKHRGIKLLSLPATVPMDFLLATISKISALTPKLTKQARIMVEDFILQLNDAMRIRLLNKFTLYDQPHFDATGLLHSSRLYGPRVSILVDECGATPLEDDVDNFEHVLKMTTHNDALYAYYYTDNNTNKVKVTEIFDFDDMTEHDELATDLQIYEGSVEDHPNPHQHSHNTVVSEWNGVESDFFIDAQTPNVEDSKTATPQFARLDLEPESDASVLSDPEVDQSFSTSTHSTDMYIVME from the exons ATGACTTCGGATTTCTTCAGAGTGGTGAACGAGGCACGCCGCTATTCTCTGGGTCCCTTCAGTCCCTCCTTTAACATCCAGACCTGCTTGCTGGAGGGTCTGCAGAAGCATCTGCCAGATGATGCCCACAAGCGGGTGAATGGACGTCTCCACATCTCTCTTACCCGTGTTTACGACGGAAAGAATGTGATCATCTCGGAGTTTGAGTCACGTGAAGAGGTCCTGCAGGCCCTGTTGTGCGCCTGCTTTATCCCAGGATTCTCCGGCATCCTGCCGCCCCGTTTCCGCGGAGTTCGCTATATGGATGGCGCCTTCTCCGATAACCTGCCCATTCTGGACGAGAACACCATCACGGTGAGCCCGTTCTGCGGCGAGAGTGACATTTGCCCGAGGGACCAGAGCTCGCAGCTCTTCCATCTGAATTGGGCCAACACCAGTATCGAGATCTCCAGGCAGAACATCAATCGGTTCGTGCGCATTCTGTTCCCGCCACGTCCCGAGTTCCTGTCCAAATTCTGCCAGCAGGGCTTCGACGATGCCCTGCAATTTCTGCACCGCAACAATCTTATCAACTGCCGGCGCTGCGTGGCGGTCCAGTCCACATTCGTGGTTTCCGAGACGGTGGCCCAGCCCCAGGAGTTCGACCCCGAGTGCAGGGAGTGCAAGAAGCATAGAAAG GACGCTTTGAGCTCAAATATGCCCCAGACAGTGCTGGATGTGATCCAGGACTATATTGAGCAAGCCAACAAGGGTCTGGCCAACTGGATCTTCAAACATCGCGGTATTAAGCTGCTTTCTCTGCCCGCTACAGTGCCCATGGACTTTCTCCTTGCGACCATTTCAAA AATATCAGCGCTGACACCCAAACTAACTAAGCAAGCTAGAATTATGGTGGAGGACTTTATTCTTCAGTTAAATGACGCCATGCGGATACGACTGCTAAATAAATTCACG CTTTATGACCAGCCCCACTTTGATGCCACAGGACTCCTGCATTCCAGTCGTCTATATGGACCTCGTGTATCCATTCTTGTGGATGAATG TGGAGCCACCCCGCTGGAGGACGATGTCGATAACTTTGAGCATGTCCTCAAGATGACCACGCACAACGACGCTCTCTACGCCTATTACTACACCGACAATAACACGAACAAGGTGAAAGTGACCGAGATTTTTGACTTTGACGATATGACGGAGCACGACGAGCTGGCCACCGACCTACAGATATACGAGGGATCGGTGGAGGATCACCCCAATCCCCACCAGCACAGCCACAATACTGTGGTCAGCGAATGGAATGGCGTTGAATCAG ACTTCTTCATCGATGCCCAGACGCCAAATGTGGAGGATAGTAAAACAGCAACGCCACAATTTGCCCGTCTAGATCTGGAGCCCGAGTCAGATGCTAGCGTCCTCAGCGATCCTGAGGTCGATCAGAGTTTTAGCACCTCAACGCACAGCACCGATATGTATATAGTTATGGAATGA
- the Tdrd3 gene encoding tudor domain-containing protein 3: MDLAKKLQEVGWHLTEEGLKILTTAVGSEDPRRIVDDALNRDIRDIGGGALPAKREDATLPGKIVLQVQRVRNIAAPKANEESKAAPRLIQLDLSDGQNSIQALELEPVPQLNLNVAPGSKIYFKAEKLQLMQGFLLLKPSEIQLLGGRVDALYEKWDLARTMLRYARSGRPLSGTSAPPPWVAFGRKIDTTAERERNFKSLGSAGGDKDKPVKENDEFNAMRTEAIAVATKAGVKKVFGGGGQNIVDHNIKKILDKGFSEEEARSALHATRNNLERALFNLKRRKEAGGVGPIESMGRPGRGDRPPREGKRGASAKDEAEAAKPAANATLFDFLTTKLPASETPATTSIAETFAAAPTAPPTINHFNPFKQFGNSRFSETDSRSSALGGAGKFGDRSRFENNVSSSFAAHRGGHAGSSRGGGRTRGGGRDERPPREERGHREERPPREERPPREERPPRERGGNFNERGAGRNKPETTAIKSSNRNGADNSSAKTNSEAKTEPETTNGKEHTGGNRRGSDRGSNRGGSNRGENGNANGNRRKQQSVAATATATATAKPSTNAGEDFNARLNKVTEETANLKVSSAPKRENRRKQSHGQANRQAGTGTEVQPKPSAQLPSQKPEKAQTNQKHQNQHHNPRHHSHANYSQLANGYTYDPSKIMGFQSKEANEFAMSLLKSQGVTVPNQQQQQQQPPQELPPPAAVHGNPFASQPAAVPVPRAAPRDQFGMTPGDAWLWQKGDLCMAKYWDDGRYYEAEITGVSEKTCVVFFMGYGNHEEVLKADILPITDAQNRPLSNVHQQQQQQQPHQQQQHSRFRGDRQAQQQQVYVPPHKREH, encoded by the exons ATGGATTTAGCGAAGAAACTACAGGAAGTCGGGTG GCACCTGACGGAGGAGGGCCTCAAGATCCTGACCACAGCCGTTGGCAGCGAGGATCCGCGCAGAATAGTGGATGATGCACTGAAT AGGGATATCCGCGATATAGGTGGTGGCGCACTGCCCGCGAAACGCGAAGATGCCACTTTGCCCGGAAAGATTGTGCTGCAGGTGCAGAGGGTGCGGAATATAGCAGCCCCCAAGGCGAACGAGGAGTCGAAGGCGGCGCCGCGGCTCATCCAACTGGACCTGAGTGATGGCCAGAACAGCATTCAGGCACTGGAGCTGGAGCCGGTGCCCCAGCTGAATCTCAATGTGGCTCCCGGCAGCAAGATCTATTTCAAGGCCGAGAAACTGCAGCTGATGCAGGGATTTCTGCTGCTGAAACCAAGTGAAATTCAGCTCCTCGGCGGCCGCGTGGATGCGCTCTACGAGAAGTGGGATCTGGCCAGGACCATGCTGCGGTATGCGCGCAGTGGTCGGCCCCTGAGTGGCACCTCGGCTCCGCCGCCCTGGGTGGCGTTTGGCCGGAAAATCGATACGACCGCCGAGAGGGAGAGGAACTTCAAGAGTCTGGGCTCCGCGGGCGGCGACAAGGACAAGCCGGTGAAGGAGAACGACGAGTTCAATGCCATGCGCACCGAGGCCATTGCCGTGGCCACCAAGGCGGGCGTCAAAAAGGTcttcggcggcggcggccagaACATTGTGGATCACAACATCAAGAAGATCCTGGACAAGGGCTTTAGCGAGGAGGAGGCCCGCAGTGCCTTGCATGCCACAAGGAACAACCTGGAGCGTGCGCTTTTCAACCTCAAGAGACGCAAGGAAGCGGGAGGAGTGGGTCCCATCGAATCCATGGGTCGTCCGGGACGTGGAGATCGTCCGCCGAGGGAGGGAAAACGTGGCGCCAGCGCCAAGGACGAAGCTGAGGCAGCCAAGCCCGCTGCCAATGCCACCCTGTTTGATTTCCTAACCACAAAACTGCCCGCGTCGGAGACACCGGCTACCACCAGCATTGCCGAGACCTTTGCTGCCGCTCCGACTGCGCCACCCACCATCAACCACTTCAATCCGTTTAAGCAATTTGGAAACTCGAGGTTCAGCGAAACCGACAGCAGATCTTCAGCTCTGGGCGGAGCGGGAAAGTTTGGGGATCGTTCGAGGTTCGAGAACAATGTGTCGAGCAGCTTTGCGGCGCATCGTGGCGGACATGCTGGTTCCTCAAGGGGCGGTGGACGGACTCGAGGTGGTGGTCGAGACGAAAGGCCACCAAGGGAGGAGAGAGGGCACAGAGAAGAAAGACCACCGAGGGAAGAGAGACCTCCCAGGGAAGAAAGACCTCCCCGGGAGCGTGGAGGCAACTTTAACGAACGTGGAGCTGGTCGCAATAAACCGGAAACCACGGCCATCAAGTCCTCGAATCGCAATGGCGCGGACAACTCGTCGGCCAAGACGAATTCCGAGGCCAAAACGGAACCAGAGACAACCAATGGAAAGGAACACACCGGCGGCAATCGACGTGGCAGCGATCGCGGCAGTAATCGTGGAGGCTCAAACAGAGGAGAGAACGGCAATGCTAATGGCAACAGGCGTAAGCAGCAGTCAGTTGCTGCCACAGCAACTGCCACTGCAACTGCAAAGCCCTCAACCAATGCAGGTGAGGATTTCAATGCCCGTTTGAACAAGGTAACCGAAGAAACGGCCAATCTCAAGGTGAGCAGTGCTCCCAAGCGAGAGAACCGACGCAAACAGAGTCACGGACAGGCCAATCGGCAGGCGGGAACGGGAACTGAAGTCCAGCCAAAGCCGTCAGCCCAGTTGCCTTCGCAGAAGCCGGAAAAGGCGCAAACCAATCAGAAACATCAGAATCAACATCACAATCCGCGGCATCATTCGCATGCCAACTACAGTCAATTGGCGAATGGCTATACGTACGATCCCAGCAAGATCATGGGTTTCCAGAGTAAAGAGGCCAACGAGTTTGCCATGAGTCTGCTCAAGAGTCAGGGTGTCACGGTGCccaaccagcagcagcagcagcaacagccgcCACAGGAATTGCCACCGCCAGCCGCAGTTCATGGAAATCCATTTGCATCCCAGCCAGCTGCTGTGCCTGTGCCACGGGCTGCGCCAAGGGATCAGTTCGGAATGACGCCGGGCGACGCTTGGCTGTGGCAGAAGGGCGACTTGTGCATGGCCAAGTACTGGGACGATGGAAGG TATTATGAGGCTGAGATCACCGGAGTGTCGGAGAAAACCTGCGTGGTCTTCTTTATGGGCTATGGAAACCACGAAGAGGTGCTCAAGGCAGACATCCTGCCCATCACTGATGCCCAGAACAGGCCGCTCAGCAATGTtcaccagcaacagcagcagcagcagcctcatcaacagcagcaacactctCGCTTCCGCGGAGATCGTcaagcgcagcagcagcaggtctACGTGCCGCCCCACAAACGAGAGCATTAA
- the SCCRO gene encoding DCN1-like protein 1 isoform X1, whose translation MNKLKSSQHREKVKKFISLTQTGEQTAIFCLQQNDWKLDLASDNYFQNPEYYYRELDRKRIEQLFVRYRDPSDPLKIGSQGVIHFLEDLDLKPDSKLVLIIAWKFHAEVQCEFSRDEFINGMCDLGIDSIDKLKAKLPILEQELNDAGKFKDFYHFTFNYAKDPGQKGIDLEMAIAYWCIVLSGRFKFLDIWCQFLEEKHKRAISRDTWNLLLDFATNIDDRMSNYDSEGAWPVLIDDFVEWCQENDHLKEDSSPGTGFQQQSNASSSSQKNISSAYQTSHSTNMNYG comes from the exons ATG AATAAACTGAAATCCAGCCAGCACCGCGAGAAGGTGAAGAAGTTCATATCGCTGACACAAACGGGCGAACAGACGGCCATCTTCTGTTTGCAACAGAACGACTGGAAACTTGATCTGGCCAGCGATAATTACTTCCAGAATCCGGAGTACTACTACCGTGAGCTGGACAGGAAGCGCATCGAGCAGCTGTTCGTGCGCTACCGCGATCCCAGCGACCCGCTGAAGATCGGATCCCAGGGTGTCATCCACTTTCTGGAGGATTTGGACCTCAAGCCGGACTCCAAACTGGTGCTGATCATTGCGTGGAAGTTCCACGCCGAGGTGCAGTGCGAATTCTCGCGGGATGAGTTCATTAATGGGATGTGCGACCTGGGCATCGATAGCATCGACAAGCTGAAGGCCAAGCTGCCCATCCTCGAGCAGGAGCTGAACGATGCCGGAAAGTTCAAGGACTTCTACCACTTCACCTTCAACTACGCCAAGGATCCGGGCCAGAAGGGCATCGACCTGGAAATGGCCATCGCCTACTGGTGCATCGTTCTCAGCGGGCGCTTCAAGTTCTTGGACATCTGGTGCCAGTTCCTCGAGGAGAAGCACAAGCGGGCCATCTCGCGGGACACCTGGAACCTGCTGCTGGACTTTGCCACCAACATCGACGACCGGATGAGCAACTACGACTCGGAGGGCGCCTGGCCGGTGCTCATCGACGACTTCGTGGAGTGGTGCCAGGAGAACGATCATCTCAAGGAGGACTCGTCGCCGGGAACTGGCTTCCAGCAGCAGTCCAACGCGAGCTCCAGCTCCCAGAAGAACATATCCAGCGCCTACCAGACCTCGCACAGTACAAACATGAACTATGGCTAA